A window of the Brassica napus cultivar Da-Ae chromosome C5, Da-Ae, whole genome shotgun sequence genome harbors these coding sequences:
- the LOC106373097 gene encoding protein SPEAR4-like yields MCSKTSIGNYGDDYSGSCPKKQKSNNNGKRRVPRRGPGVAELEKIRLEEQHISSSAQLPPPQPEKPPSVIHTTTTMRSGPVYPFPSYFTAGSFPSDLIPPAPVFQRNHDSCLHYLAPMNIPNPGFYQFIEPPSNQSSCHDNVSQFSDSQKAILLIVAAKRPWQVMAESTRCDVGPTVTISRNGKQIKPLDQRLRNHFQDSGTTFRNPITIDSPSPPIIPNSSLDFPRFMHYEQKDGFNRESMPQRGVVNASSNRKPFYSFLPANEQRNDDQDLSISLRTEKYDTVTDHGIDLRLKL; encoded by the exons ATGTGTAGCAAGACAAGCATTGGAAACTATGGAGATGATTACTCAGGTTCGTGTCCCAAAAAACAGAAGAGTAATaacaatggaaaaagaagaGTTCCTCGAAGAGGTCCTGGTGTTGCCGAACTCGAGAAGATCCGTCTCGAAGAACAACACATCTCTTCCTCCGCACAACTTCCTCCTCCTCAGCCGGAAAAACCTCCGTCTGTGATTCATACGACCACCACCATGAGATCCGGTCCGGTTTACCCGTTCCCGTCTTATTTTACAGCCGGATCTTTCCCTAGTGATCTGATCCCTCCGGCTCCAGTTTTTCAAAGGAATCACGATTCGTGTCTTCACTATCTCGCACCc ATGAATATACCGAATCCAGGGTTTTATCAGTTTATAGAGCCCCCTTCAAATCAATCATCTTGCCATGACAATGTCTCTCAATTTTCTGACAGCCAAAAGGcaattttatta ATCGTGGCGGCAAAAAGGCCATGGCAAGTTATGGCAGAGTCTACGAGATGTGACGTGGGACCGACGGTAACCATATCAAG aaaTGGTAAACAAATCAAGCCCCTTGACCAAAGATTGAGAAATCATTTTCAAGATTCAGGAACCACATTTAGAAATCCAATCACCATTGATTCTCCTTCACCACCAATTATACCAAATTCTTCACTCGATTTCCCGCGCTTCATGCAT TATGAACAGAAGGACGGGTTTAATCGTGAAAGCATGCCACAAAGAGGCGTTGTTAATGCTTCCTCAAACAGAAAACCGTTCTACAGTTTCCTGCCTGCGAATGAGCAGAGAAATGACGACCAAGATCTATCTATTAGCTTGAGAACCGAGAAATATGACACAGTCACTGATCACGGCATTGATCTTCGCCTTAAGTTATAA
- the LOC106375900 gene encoding sodium/calcium exchanger NCL-like: protein MARLSLFLSFLSVIALISSVNGRVLNSLSADKSILVSDGSQEESSYEILTLDPPNRLSKNACVHVYGFLPCADNVAGYVFQVFSFGCLLIIGENFLSEGRTKLFVIFEVGFYGGIVFPLLTMFTRIALILSSGLTGSREIANSMVDNNVGVTVAYTVFALTMQWGACVVFGLSGLGSDQSIRNGEVQRISSDTTIPRRQLIMKIVAAGVKADPKNKKAAGIMLLTLLPFVMVTLSEMFDSKSWKDRIVLITLIISGSATVVYFLYSYFDTADQEKSLDRARFELMSEVHKHLQNFSPQSFIKNGQLSKESLHRLFEKIDVNKDGKIQVSELKDLTVEFGMLGRMKCDIHELATTLLADFDSDSDGEIDEIEFEKGISRWLKQYKFSFDSTECQRDNRAEDRVLRMEQPKESLVAKLLSQRTMRATIEVIVGILIVLFLATPFMANIELLSKSAGVPSFYVVFVVIPLARNLRNALTAHFCRKKDKARVTSDTFSEIYKDVTMNNLLGISIILAIVYTRGLTWDYSTEVLIIVIVGLIIGVPAYVRSTYPFWICVLAFALYFFSLVLVYLHFNSRDKIGTLTSNI from the exons ATGGCACGTCTTTCTCTGTTTCTGTCCTTTCTCTCTGTAATAGCTCTGATCTCTTCCGTAAACGGTCGTGTTTTAAATTCTTTGTCTGCGGATAAATCAATCTTGGTCTCCGATGGATCTCAAGAAGAATCCAGCTATGAAATTCTAACTCTCGATCCGCCAAATCGCCTTTCCAAGAATGCTTGTGTTCATGTCTACGGGTTTCTGCCATGTGCAGACAATGTTGCAGGATACGTCTTCCAAGTTTTCTCCTTTGGTTGTCTACTGATCATCGGTGAAAACTTCTTGTCTGAAGGAAGGACTAAGCTCTTTGTGATCTTCGAGGTCGGTTTCTACGGCGGAATTGTGTTCCCTCTCCTTACAATGTTCACAAGAATAGCCCTTATTCTCT CAAGTGGACTAACGGGAAGCCGTGAGATTGCAAACTCAATGGTGGATAATAACGTTGGAGTTACTGTGGCATACACTGTCTTTGCTTTGACCATGCAGTGGGGAGCTTGTGTTGTCTTTGGTTTGTCTGGTTTGGGATCAGATCAGTCCATAAGAAATGGAGAAGTCCAGAGAATCTCTTCT GACACAACGATTCCAAGACGACAACTGATAATGAAGATCGTTGCTG CTGGCGTAAAAGCAGATCCTAAGAACAAGAAAGCGGCAGGGATCATGCTCCTGACTTTATTGCCTTTCGTCATGGTCACACTTTCAGAGATGTTTGATtccaaatcttggaaagatCGTATAGTTTTGATCACTCTAATAATCTCTGGTTCTGCAACTGTTGTCTACTTTCTTTATTCG TATTTTGATACAGCAGACCAAGAGAAGAGCTTAGATCGTGCAAGGTTTGAGCTCATGTCAGAAGTACATAAGCATTTGCAGAATTTTTCACCTCAAAGCTTTATTAAAAATGGACAATTAAGTAAAGAGAGCTTGCACAG ATTGTTTGAAAAGATAGATGTAAACAAAGATGGAAAGATCCAAGTGTCAGAGCTTAAGGATCTGACTGTGGAGTTTGGGATGCTAGGACGAATGAAGTGTGACATACATGAGCTTGCTACAACATTGCTTGCTGATTTCGATAGCGATAGTGATGGTGAGATAGATGAGATTGAATTCGAGAAAGGAATCTCACGATGGCTCAAACAGTACAAGTTTAGTTTCGATAGCACCGAGTGTCAAAGAGATAACCGAGCT GAGGATAGAGTTTTGAGGATGGAACAACCAAAGGAAAGTCTTGTAGCTAAGTTGCTCTCCCAGAGAACCATGAGAGCTACAATTGAAGTTATTGTAGGGATTTTAATTGTCCTATTTCTTGCAACGCCTTTCATGGCGAACATCGAGCTTTTGTCTAAATCAGCTGGAGTTCCTTCCTTCTATGTTGTCTTTGTAGTGATCCCTTTGGCAAGAAACCTAAGAAACGCTTTGACTGCTCACTTCTGTCGCAAGAAAGACAAGGCTAGAGTTACATCAGATACATTCTCTGAG ATATACAAGGATGTTACGATGAACAATCTGCTGGGAATTTCGATTATATTAGCGATTGTATACACAAGAGGATTGACTTGGGATTACTCTACTGAAGTTCTGATTATTGTGATCGTTGGCCTCATAATAGGCGTACCGGCCTATGTTAGATCAACTTATCCGTTTTGGATATGTGTCTTGGCATTTGCTCTCTACTTCTTTTCACTTGTCCTCGTCTATCTTCATTTTAATTCTCGAGACAAGATCGGAACGCTCACCTCTAACATATAG